DNA sequence from the Megalops cyprinoides isolate fMegCyp1 chromosome 24, fMegCyp1.pri, whole genome shotgun sequence genome:
TATACTAATAAAATAACTACCCAAACAATAAGAtttatatgtgcgtgtgtatggaCCTTTGCTCTCATTTTAAACTGTAATAGGTGGGAAAACATTAGCACACATTCAACCCAAAAAAATTAAGTGTTCTTCAAAATAGAAGTCAAATGTCGCCACCTAATGGTAACTTGTTGGTAAGGCTTTTTTGCATCAATCTGAGCACAATATGTACTGTAGGCTCTGTAGGCTAAGTCGATTTCTCCAAAATAAAAACGTACACTCTTTACAACCACTTTACggtagaaaataaataaaagcataattGCTGTGGGCACTCAAAAACAATTCCTCTTTACAATATTTCGTTCACGTTCTTCAAAATATAGCTCGGTAATCTGGCATTTATGATAGACAAAGAACTAAGTGTGACTCATTCAGCTGCTGACACACTATGTACGAACTCTCCAGGGAGTGGCCAGTAACGTCTCCGCTCACCACTGCACTTTCAAGGACGCTTTACTTCGTCTAGCATTCTGCATTGAACAGATATTGTGTCGTAAAGTCAATACCTAAAAAAAAGCTGGATGAACTATAAGGAAGCCAGTCAATGCTACAAACCAGCATACGTACATCTGTCATTCAGAGTACTTCCAAGTCTACAATGCTAACGTCTCTATGCAATTACTCCACTTAGGCTACATTAACACAAAATCCTTGTTAGTCAAACAAGCATGGCCAGTTTATTTCCCCCCCAACAGAAAACCTCTTTGAAAACCCGACCAAACTTGCAATCGTTGCAACACCGTTACAAATAAGAACAGTCAGATGGCGAGTTCAATTATTTCTGCATAATCTCCCTTAGCCAGTAAAATATGAGCGACACTCCCCCCGTAACACTGCGCCGCCTGTCATTCATTACGTTCATCCGGTTCCTCCCGAGAAAACATGGCGCTGCCGTGGAGGCATTGCGGCAGGTGGACTTCTGGAAGAAATGCGGTGTCTTTACTAAATACGGTATGTGGCTCCAGGACAGTAACGGTGCGGAAAAAGGGAGCTGTGGCCGGTCTGAGAGTCCGCAACGTTGCAGGAAACAGGGTAAGTTTAAAcgttaattcattcattcaaagcGCTTGACACGATCTGAGAAGGTCAAGGGGTTCATCCGGAGTTTAAGCGTGCACCGCCAGTTCGCATACCggtactgtatatttgtgtcCAACAAGTAGATGGCCAGGTGTATGGGTAGTTTGCTGTGTAACTAATTTGCggaaaattagaaaaaaaaatattataatatcaGCATATTGTAAGTGATAATCATGTGCCGGGACCCACCTCTGTCGGGAGTACAGCCTGTTCTCAGCAGATGCATTCTTTACTAAGAAGGTCATCTGTCAAATGAGGACATAGTTAACATACGGTAGACGTTCAGaggctgagtttttttttgtttgtttttttctgtgttcaggTTAAGGTATGTTGATATGCAGCTAGATAGCAAACATGCTAACTAGCGAGCTCGCTATATGTAGACTTAAGAGGCTTGAGACTTAAGTTGAGTGCTTCTTAAGTAATGTTGTTGCTCAATAGGCTAGCTGTTTggttaatgtaataataataataataataataataaataataataataggttTGTTGATATCTCTCTTGTTTGTAACCACCTGTAAACAATCGGTTAAGTCAAATTGTAGAATGAATTGCTCTCACTGGTGCGATTATTACACCATATTCATTGCAAGTATGATCTTTGTATTGGAACATCTGTCTAGGATGTAAGCACGTACAATGACCCCCGTCACGTTTGTGCTAAAATGTGCCATATGTAACACTTAGAAGATCGCCCTGAGGCAGACAGGATGTGCTGAAACGCTGGTGTCATTAAAAGCAAGTTGCTTGGGATGTCAGTGCTTGCCATCTTCCTGTCTTTTTGGTTTGAAACGCTTATGTGCGGTGACGTGATCAATGCAACGGAGTTGACGCAGTTCGCCTGCAACTGGCGCTCGTAAAGTTTACTTACCTTGGGCAAAGTAAACGATAAAGAAGGGCTGTGATGCTTGTAGCAAAGGTCCACCCCTACTCCATTGCTAGTGATTTTTATATCACGTTATAGCTCTGTATAGTGTGGTTGATTTCATGTTATATTGCTCTTATGTATTGCGTTTACTAATGTAAAACTATTTCCTTGTGTACCGTCCCGTAATTCATTTACTTCTGTCTTTGTCGTTAGAGGTGAGCTCTACTTCCTTCTCATGGTCGGTGGATAGACTATGCATTATGGCGAATGTCTATAGTGTTCATTTCTGTAGTCTGTGTAGTAATTCGAGGTAACTCATCCCTTTCAGTAATCCCTATTCATATTCCCACTGAGTACCTCGCAGTTTATGCGCTAAGAGCTTTCATCaaagttttactgtttttttcatgtagtGTTAACgtttttgaaaaaggaaatgtacttatgaaaacaaaatgtgtgttatgGCAATAAAAAATATCTGTGATAATCTATTGCATTTGAAAGCATGACTGTTTcaacttttccttttcattcctCAGTTCCTGATTTTTATGAGTGATCATTTTCTTCGATTTTTTTTCAGGTGATATTAGCAGGTGATGCTGTGAAGCTACCTACAATCAAAAAATCTAGCGCCCTGTGGAGGTACTTTGTGCTTTATGGCAGCAGTTGCTGAttgtggttttgttgttttccaatCATTGTTTTGTTACTTACcaaaatcttcttttttttccttcaggcaTAATTTCAGGTTACTGAACCCTTCAGTAACACAAATAACTGAACACTGTTGCAGAAGGTTCCACAGCGATGCCAAAGTAAAGGACCCTTTCTCGCTAGCTCAGAAAGACTTAAATAATTTGTATGATGATATCAAAAAGGTGAGTGAAAATGCCATCAAATCTAAAAAACAATgactgtcacagaaaaaaaaaacagttcagtaGTACAGACAGAGCACAGGACATTTTTCTTGGGCTTTCTGTCAAGATCAATAGGAGCTAAACTGTTGTAACACTCACCATCATGCATCTGTGAACATAATGTTCTGTTGTAAACTCTCAATACTGTATCATTAACCAAAAACAAGGCTAGAGAATCACTCGCATGCACATTCTGTAATCACCATATTTCTAGCACACAGGTTCGTGGTAGCGTGTCATCTTTCTCTGGattatatgttttataaaagACACTTTATGATCATTTTGATATTGCTGTTTCTAGGAGCTGTTTGTATCCAAAACAGAGCTCAAGTCTCTGTGTGAGTATTACTTTGATGGGAAGGGCAAGGCCCTGCGGCCTATGATAGTGGTGCTGATGGCTCGAGCCTGTAACCTACACAGCAACAAGGACGGGTAAGACCGCTGTTCACTCTCTGCCGGGCTGATTCATCGCTGCTTGTGGGAAGTTCTGAATGTCACATGATGATGAAGCAAAAGAGCACTTCTCTGAAGGAGTGCTGTAGTTCTCGCTAGACTGTGGACGTTTTAGTCCTTGCTCCCTAAATCTGTTCTCTTCCCCCCAGGGATTTGCTCCCAGGTCAGCGGTCCATTGCCATGATCTCCGAGATGATCCACACAGCCAGCCTGGTGCACGATGATGTCATCGACGGATCAGATACGCGTAGGGGGAAGACCACCATCAACGAAGtgtggggggagagaaaggtcagcctgtctgtcagtaAATACCACTTAAGCCCGTCTCATCATGAGCCCTGCCGGGTAATTGTTAATGTCGCTCTGATCCAAAGCACCAATCCAAAATGCTGCTGTGGGTCAGAGGATTCCATGGAGAGAGATCTCTTCTTCGGGAAACTGGTGCATTTGATGTCTTTGTAGGCTTGCAGTGTGTAAGCCACGTGGTTTTCAGTCTAAACtgattttcacatgaaaattctaaatatttaaaatttttttttacttgtttccTTCTGGTGTCTTTGCTCCTCTGGGCTTTACAAATGGACATTTGAATAAGCACATCTCAGGCTAATGTGTGCAGTGTACCGCCTGGATCTGGGAGCACTATTAGCGTGTGAGTACTATCCTAACAGCACTGTGCAGGTGTCTCATTTTACCCTCTCCTCATTACAGGCCATCCTGGCAGGTGATTTTATCCTGTCTGTGGCCTCCATGGCTCTGGCTCGGATTGGCAACACCACGGTGGTGTCTGTGTTGTCCCAAGTCATTGAGGACCTGGTGCGAGGTAATTCAGGAccagctgtcagtcagctcCGCTCACACAAAGAACTAATCCAATCAGGAGATGATCCACATGTGCCTCTTGAACCTTACTGtccactgatcctggatctgtgAGCTACAGGAGAGAACCTCGTGACTCCTAAGCAGTGATTTGTTGATAGGGACCGAAGTAGCAGGCAGTTAAGTTTGGGATGCACCTGCATATTTTGTTTCCCTGAAACTTAGAAAGATGCTTTCATTTAGGGCCATTAACAGGCTTAACCCTTTCCTTCTCAGTGATGTTTGTGCTTGTCTCACGATGTTAATTTTCTAAGCTAGTTATGGACGAGTGACTTAACTACATGTCCCAGCTCATGGCAAGTTCTGATTTTTCAGGTGAATTCATGCAGCTGGGATCTaaagaaaatgagaatgagagatTCAAGCACTACCTGGAGAAAACCTTTAAGAAGACGGCAAGCCTCATCGCTAACAGTTGTAAAGCAGTATGTACGTTCTGTCTCAGCATCAGAAATAAGGCCGTGGTACAACAGTTTGGAGCGAAATGAAAAGAATTCATACACTGACCACACAATCTCTTCTGTTCAAGGTGTCGATCCTTGTGAACCCTGATCCTGAAGTCCACGAAATTGCCTTCCAGTATGGGAGAAATGTTGGAATTGCATTTCAGGTAATTCAGCTTGTATTTTTCCAACGTGTTGAACTTGATAGTGTGctctaacttttttttttctcttaaaggTGCAGTAGCATGAACAAATGTTGTGTATAGATTACTGAATTGATATTTTGCTTCTCTGTACCGTTTTTGGTTTATCTGGTTAAACTGGTTTTACTGCTACCACTTAGGTTCACATTACTTGCAGAGTCCAAGTCAATAGACAAGGCAAACCATATCTGGGAGAAATACAGGTGTTCCCTTGAAATAGAATATGATTAtagatttttataaaataatgtagATTAGAAGTACTTTCACCTGAAATACTTTCACTTTGTTACGAAGACCCCATCAGTCTTCTCAAAGATCCATAAGGTCCAAATATCTTTAAATCACAATAAATCTTATCCCAGTGAAACAGAGGAATCAAATAATACTGAATTGTATCCATAAACTGGGGAGAATTGGTAATGTGCTCTGAACTAAAAGGACTGTAAAAGCTTGTTTTCCAAGCCATCCCTGAACTACACTACAGTTACATACAACATTTCTTGAAGGTGTTCGAGTGACATCCCAGAAAcaagggattctgggatttTCAGAAAACAGTAGAAGAGAGGACTTATTGTTTTTCCTACTTTAGAAAAGATCACTCGGGGCTCTCAGTTTTGGTTGGTTTTCTCTGTGGTGTGTTTACGTACGTGTCTACCAAATGATGTAAATTTGGCCCGGCCTGGCCTTGAACGTTGTGTCCCTCTGGGTGTCCTGCAGCTGGTGGACGACGTGCTGGACTTCACCTCCAACGCCAATCATCTGGGGAAGCCCTCTGCTGCAGACCTCAGACTGGGTCTAGCCACTGGGCCGGTGCTGTTCGCCTGTCAGCAGGTGGGTACCCTGCACCCGCCCGCCAATACcacttttttattcatttaggaGCAAACTTAGTTCTTACACCACCAGGAAAGGATGTCTTGCCTCTCGTTCCACTTCAATAgtgtatacttttttttttttttgcctcgtGAGGTACAGCTGGGGTGTTCTGATAAGACAGTCTGAGGTTTATTTGATATCAGCAGGACAGATTTATGCCACACTGGAAATGAAGATTTTTGGCTGCTGCCGTGTTTCATTGTTCCTTCAAGGAGGCTGTGTGGTTCAAGGACAAGCAGAAACCACTACTTGTGCACATTTATGAAGGCAAAGGAAGTTCAAAAGAACCCACTGTCTTGACGGTTGATATTTCCAGTTTCCTGAGCTGCACGCCATGATCATGAGGCGGTTCGGTTCGAGGGGAGACGTGGAGCGGGCCTGGCGGTACGTCCTGGAGGTAAGGGCGCCAAAGGTGATCCGGTTCGCGTCACGGGTCAGGTCGTGAGATGCAGAGGGACGGTGTGATGAGAAGTCATGGCTCAAGCCATCAGCACCGCTATCACCGCTATAGGCCGCAAGGCTTTGCCCTTCTGCTCAAAGGGACGGTATTATTTCACGGCGCCATTCTTTCCCTCCAGAGCAACGGCATCCAGCAGACCAAGTACCTCGCACAGCACTACTGCCAGGAGGCGGTGCGTCAGATCAGCAAGCTGAGCCCCTCGCCGGAGCGCCAGGCCCTCATTCGCCTCACGGAGCTGGTCCTGAGCCGGGACAAGTGaaccctgtcccccccccaccacattAAACTTCCCTTCTGGCAGCTATTCCTCGGGAGTGGGTCCAGTGAAGGGGGCAGTGTGGTCTTGTGCAACACCGTACACCCAGGACGCTATATATGCCCACTTCCTGGTTCATCACGTGTGTGTTTACTTAGATCATATTCCCTGTTGATTGTAACACTCAGTGCTGTCTAAATACCTCactattattatacatttttccatttatccAACCTTTTTTATATTCCCCATTACACATTAGGCTGGTATACAACGCAACAACCTCTATATTCATGCAGGAGCAATGAGAGAATGTGGTCATGTGATACACCTGCATGCAGCCATCAGCCATTTTTTATTCTGCAAGTCTCAGAGAAGTGGGCATCAATTGGAGAATAGGCTCCTCTCTATTGACGTCGtccaagcaacttgcaggtACCCGACAAGTAGGGTGATGTGACGAGGGGCCTACTGTTCCTCCTTTATACCCAGTGGAATTAAGCCAGTGTGTTATGCCACTGTGGGGTCCCGAACGTTGTTAGCATATGACACAGCTGGTGTCAAACCCCAGCCATAGGGCGCAGTCTACACTGAAGATGAGCGCCTTGCCAACCGAGCCCCTTTGAGAGCCcaaattcaatatttttaacactttcttTCCTTGCTTTTTATCTGACACCCTTAGCAGAAAGGTTTTTGGTGGACAATTGGGTATCTCCCTGTTACTAACTTGCTGAAATACTCTTTACTTCCTACCAGGCTACAGTGACTAACTTGAAAGCTTTAGCTTTTCTTAAGCCTAAAAGCTTCCTCCTAAATATAGcttgcttttcacattttggcaTTTGGGCTAcgttcttttccttttctcaggtttccacagcaacagtGTAACTGGAAATGTGTTCCTTCATAGACATGCATATGGCGAACCAGGAGATGGACGCTTTTGGCCATCACACCAATGTGCTACCAGCAGGGGAGGCAGATAACATACCTTTAAACTGATCACGTGATTACAAAGTACCTCATCAGTATCACCACATCAGATGCAGTCAAAAGGAATCCACCACTGATGGGTGGTCTTAATCATGAACATGGGTTCAGTACGGTTGTTAAATCATGGTAAGATGTCTTCCTCTTACAATGCGTAGTTCACTGGCTGCCACTGAAAGGGAGAGAACCACACTGCCCCCATGCCGTTTTCAGAGGCACACTGATAGAAAGGGGAGACATCACTACACGACTATCAGGCTTGGCTGTACACACTACTGTAAGACACAGTTCTGTCCCCACCCTGCAGCCGCTGTCCCCTCCCCAAGAGACGGGGGACAGCGGAGagcgggggaaggggggacTCTCGAGATTGGGTGGAATTCCTGACGCTACTGTCCAGCGGACTGTACTGCACGGTGTCCTTAAAGATCCGTCCACACGTCAAAGGCCGGTGTGTGTGACACGTATCGAGTGGGACGGAGAACATTGTCTCAACGGTGCTCCTGTCAAAGTCCTGTAGCAACCAAGGCCTTATTCCATGTCGACTGTGTACTCAGCTGtacaaaataaaagccaatattttttaaatccgACGACTGACTTTTCCTCCACAAACAAATCTCCGCAGTGAGATTTTTCTATAGGAGAATGATTTATTATAAAAGACTGTACATAAATTTCAATTAACAGATTATATATACAAATTAAGGGCGAAGAGAcagatttcagattttgttCCCAAGAACATTTAAGTTACAGAACACTCAACGTTTAAtacaacaaagcaaacagacaaaagtATGAAGGCGTTAGCTGCAGTATcctgaaatgattttatattaGTGGTCAAGACATGAACTGTTAGTTCCATGTGGGTGTCAAGAATAAAAGAACCAGGGCCATGCCATCTGCTAGCACTTCCTTTAACAGTTAAGTTGAGACAAACGCAAAAGGTCTAAAGTTGAGATTATACATTTCAAAGTATGAAACATTTACCGATTAAAATTACTCCATGATGACTACATGAATCCTAATGTAATCGCTCAAGTCGAAATCATTCGATGTACggaacataaaaaaatcaaatacgCGCTTACAAAATGGACAAATGGCTGCTCTCGAAAAAGCTTTACAGACCTGAGTTATGAACCTAAACAAAAGGTATAAAATGGAAATCCACACATTAACTACACAGACATACTTTACAGGTTTATTCAAACCTTTTTCATCGACCAGTTACTTTGGCCTAGAAACAGCCGCTTCTCTGTCCCCTCCAGCAATGGGACAAGTGgtccatttaccattttccaTGGCACAACTAAATATGGCAGTGTTTTCAGccaacaaacataaaaaatgagcaaattaCAACTGTATGTTAGTTTTGAACCTACAGGCCACTACACAAACTGCACTCTGCTAGGATATGCTGTTGATATGCTGCTAATGAATGGAAAGCTACTGAGCTTTCTGTACAGTGTGAAGTAGCATGTAAAaagcaacattattttttttttagagcaaTGTTACAACCACAGTGCGGTTTGGTCTTCAGGGAACGGGCACACGGCTATCTAAACTTCCTGAAGACCACTACCAAAGCACAGAGAGGGCAAAAGTTCCAGACTTCTGCTTTAGGGTACAACACCAGATCTACAAcctttgttttacatgtatGACCAGGTATCAAATTTGTgttaatttaatattgtttacaTACAAATCAGAGCATGTAGAAAATAAGATCAGCAAATTCAACAAATGGTTTTAGACACattccccaaaaaaaaaaaagagtgctcactgtaaatattaaattatggAAGCATAATGGATCGAAAAGTATATATAGAGtacatttattgtttaatttgtaGGCATGCTTTAGGCGAGATTTAACTACATTTCAAGAATTGGTTTGGTATTctgataaacaaacaaaaaaaaaaaaaacaccggcTATTCTGAATTCAAGACCAAAAACTACACCTGTTTTGACTTGTCAACAGAATTGGGGAGAGGGGTAGAAAACGGCGCATCTCGAACCTGATGAACCAGACGATCCCTATGTGATGTGTTCACGCGTGGCATAGACCATTCAAGACACCGACGGGCACTCACATGAAAAACGCTAAACCACAACCTACTGGCAGCTGCTTACATTATATACAATGACGCAACAGGGCAAACGACCAAAACTGGAAATAAGCACGTTATCTGCATGATTGTGTACTGGTAGCACTCTACAGCTCTAGCAGCGCTTCACGCCAGTCTAATTGCTGCTTTGTTCTTAGTCTCTTTGTACCAATCCACTCTGTCTTGCGTCTGTGACAATCCACACAGTCTTCAGGAAACTGCAACTTAACATTGCAATGTCTCCACACTGAAACCCCTTGATCCTGAGCTGTAATGCGCAACCATTGTTTTTCCACATTAGTATACCTTTAATCCCCAatccccaacacccccccccccccccccaaacaaagtAAATAGATTTTTATTTGCAACTCTAAAAGGAACAAACATTCTGTCACATCCTAATGCACTTATCTATGCTTTGCAGGTAAggtttgctttttattttactgtctaGATATGACTTGAATAAATGGGGCCCTTTCAGTCTGCATAGTGCATGATGGACTCCACGTAATTTCCCGGGAAAAGGCCCGTCACCCCATTGCAGACGCCCTCGAACCAGCCGTCGTCGTTCTTCTTGATGATGTAGATGATGGCGCCCTCCATGAAGGACAGCTCGTCGTCCTTGTCCTTGGTGTAGTCGTAGATCGCCACGACTacagagcggggggggggggggggggaagaggggaaagACAGCCTGAACGTGAAGCAACGGAGAGCAGATGGCATGAACATCTGCTGCCAAAAATCAAAAGGTTTTGCTGAAACTCTACCGCCACCGTGTTCGCTTTCTAGTGTATACGTAATGAGTAAATAATGGCTGCACATAAACCTGGTgattcgtgtgtgtgtgaggtaatgATCCGTAGGCAAAATGTTGACGGATAGTGTTCTTGATTCAGGAAGAGTTGGAGATGGGGGAAATGGGAGTTGAGTACTTAAATACCATAGTCAGTACGGTTCAACAGTAGGCTAAGGGAAAGTGACCACACAAAATTGAATTctgaatacatttcataaaacGTCTCTTTTCATAAGTATGGAAGGTTACTGTGATTGGGATTTAGGACATCTTTCCTACAATGCATCTGGGATCTTTGTTTCGTATACCAGAGACCTTTGATCGGACTacacaagggaagccaagtatactacccAACAAGAGTCACTAGGCATAGTACGCATGGCATGAGTTGATCTGTGGTCACTATGAATGATGAACTGTAGTTGGACTCTGGTCAAAACGCTAACTGACTGTTGACATTTCCATATTAATACCCCGATAAGAAGACAGCCTTCTGCAGCTGTCCCTGTGGACTTTTTTGTATAGTTCAGACCCTGAGCATACGGCCTTTGTTTCTGAGTAGAGGAAGCACTCGGGTGATGGAAGAACAGGGACCGGGCCTCACCTTTCTCCATGTAGGCCTTGGGGGCCCAGTGAGGATCTCCATCAGCGTAGGGGTCGCTGTAGTGCACCACGGCCGCCTCCTCATCCTCATAGTCCACCGGTGGGGACGGCGGAGGGGGCGGCGAGTCGTCGAACATCGGGACATCGTCAGGCGGcggcgggggaggaggggtgggcGTGTCTGCTACTGcggtgggagggaggagaagatgTAAGAGCCACGCCTTCTAATGCCCCGCCCCTGACCAGGGCCAGGAAGACGTGTCAGAGCCTGGCATGCACTGCAGTCCTGGGCCCGTGAACCATGCAGTCACTACGAAGCAGCTGTTAGGACATGCATTTCAGCCAGATTGGTTAGTAAATGCATGTCCCTGATGAGACAGTGATATTGCATGCCACAGACCGCTTTTACACTCCTCCAGTTCATTTGATCAGATGAAGCAAATCTCAGTCCTGCCGGAGTTAGAGGAAATCGGTAAAACAAAGCCTAATCAGATTAGACACTTATCGTATGATCCCAGGGTTCACTAATGGCTGGCTTCCATTAGCCACGTTCACCTGCAGTTTCCCCAGCAGACATGCGGCCATCTTAAAAATAGACGTCTTTCCAATACTATCTTTAAGTGCAGTTAGCTCCGGTAACTCTCTGCTCATTCAGTCATTAAGTATGGGGAAGTCCACCTTCTTCCATGCAGCGATCAATGTCCCTGTCTGGCTGGACACATGCCATTGTTACTTTGATGCTGTCTCCGCAGTGCAAACACTACTTTCATCTACTGGAGACTGAACTGCTTACATGGCATTGAGGCTGGCTACTTTCTCATTAACATGACAAGCTTCTCGAAACAAACCTATGTATTGTAATTATGTCCTGATCATACTGAGTACCAGACAGCCAGCTGTACCTGAAGTTCCCCCTTTAAATCC
Encoded proteins:
- the LOC118771212 gene encoding decaprenyl-diphosphate synthase subunit 1-like; the protein is MALPWRHCGRWTSGRNAVSLLNTVCGSRTVTVRKKGAVAGLRVRNVAGNRVILAGDAVKLPTIKKSSALWRHNFRLLNPSVTQITEHCCRRFHSDAKVKDPFSLAQKDLNNLYDDIKKELFVSKTELKSLCEYYFDGKGKALRPMIVVLMARACNLHSNKDGDLLPGQRSIAMISEMIHTASLVHDDVIDGSDTRRGKTTINEVWGERKAILAGDFILSVASMALARIGNTTVVSVLSQVIEDLVRGEFMQLGSKENENERFKHYLEKTFKKTASLIANSCKAVSILVNPDPEVHEIAFQYGRNVGIAFQLVDDVLDFTSNANHLGKPSAADLRLGLATGPVLFACQQFPELHAMIMRRFGSRGDVERAWRYVLESNGIQQTKYLAQHYCQEAVRQISKLSPSPERQALIRLTELVLSRDK